The nucleotide window GCGGCAGCAGGGAGCGAGATTGCGGACGCCATGAGCATCAGCATTGCGAACTTGTACAGGGTCTTCATTTCAGTGTCTCCGTAATTCGAAATTTGTATTTCGTTTTCGAGTCCGTAAGTCCGTCTACGCCTGTTCGAGCGCAATTGTCGAATTGGCGCGTGCGGCCTAGTTCGTCATGACGTACATCAGGAAATTGGTTGCGCGATCCGCCCCGCCGGGAAGAGATTGACCGACTGTAAGGTGAGTCAAGTCTTGGCCTCCGAAGAAAGTAGAGCCAAGAGTGCTCTGTAAAGTGCGGGGTTGGGCGGCGCCCAGACTCGAGTTGTTTGTGTTGTTCGTGAAGAACACGATCAGGTAGTAATCATTCGCAGGTGCGAGCGTAATCGAAGTCGGATCGAAACGGACGATGCAGGGGTTGGCTGTCGAAAGCGGCTGCGTTGGACAGACCGATGTATTGGTCAGAATGATACTCGGATTGGAAACTCCACCCAGCTTAACCGGCGTCACTGCGGTGACCTTCAAGCTGCCGCGTGCGGTCGTGTACAGAACCATGTTGGTGATATCCGCCTCGGTTCCGGCGGTAAATCCGAAATAGAAAACGGTCGTGGTGCTGGTGATGGGGTAGAGGCCAGAACCCGGAATCGCATCGAGCAGTGAGAAATTCGCCCAGCTGTTATCGGATCCGATCGGCCCGGATACGCCGCGCACCAGATTCTGGGGCTCGGCATCAGGTCTCGGAGTGTGTGACTTCTGCGAAAACCCGGACACTGTGATTGCAAACAGCATCAGTGTAAGGGTCGCGATTTTCTGAACGGTATTCATGGAATCTCCTTGAATGATTTGTGGCGCAGTTACCCAACGCATGCCGGCTCTTTCGAGCCGACGTTCTGGGAGTTACACGGACGGCCATGCCCACACACAGTCGTCTTAGTTTTGGAGGTTGTGACCGATCTTGAGGTACTTCAGGTCCTCAGAACTACCAAGGCGAGGTAGGGGATCCTCGTCTGCGGCATTCTATACTCTCTGCTCTGACGGTTGGGTCAAAAAAAGGAGAGGCCCGAGATTTTGTTCCGCTTATTTGCATGGTTGCAAATTCATGCACTCTCCCGAGGTCTATAACGATTGTGGATGTGAGTGTCTGTGACCGATGCCTGGAAAACGCGATCGCGACTTCTGAGGGACTCTCTCTTGAAATGGCGATCCAGTCAATGGATTGCAAGTAACGCGTTTCTGACGTGTGAATGACGAGGCAACGTGATTAGTCGCATACAGTTACGGCGGCTTCTGCCGCGCCTTGAGGATAGGAAGAAGAAGGGCTCTCTGCGGTTCCTTCAAATCGGCGAACATCGAGTGTAGGGAGAGTCCTAATAGAGCCGGAAGTTGACTTCGATGTTGACCAGGACAGAGACGGCTTGGCCATTCATCCTGCCTGGCTCGAAACGCCATTGGCGGACGGCATCCCAGGCCTTTTCATCGAGGCCCAACCCGAGGGAGCGAACGACGCGAACGTCGCGAGCCCTCCCGTCTTCGCCAACGACAACGCTCAGGACCACGACTCCCTGATACTTCTGCTGGCGAGCCTCATCGGAGTATTCGGGTTCGGGATCGTAGAGCACACGCGGCGCGCTGACTCCGCGACCCACGAAGTAGGGACCGCCGCCGAATCCGCCTCCCCAGCCATTGCCCACTCCCGGCCCTCGGCCCGGTCCGACTCCTCCGCTATCGCCGATCCCGATTCCGCCGTTGGCTCCGGGGCCATTGGAAGATGCGGCTGAAATGCGTGAGTAAGGATCGCCGATCTGGCTCGTCTGCGAGAATGACAATTCGGGTGGTCCAACCACGGTGGGCTCAGCAGAAAGCTTGGGCTGCTCATTGCGCACGATGATTGCGGGCGGAGTGATTTGCGCCCGGTCAAAGCGCGGGGGATTGCCCTTCGACGCTGGATTCTGATCCTGGTCCCCGCCACTACCACCGCCACCAGTATGATCAGGGGCGGCCGGAAAAACATATGCGCGCAGGTCGGTAACGACGACGGAATCTACCTGGGTTCTCGGGTGGAGCGTTTGCGCTGTCCAGATACCCGACGTGACCAGGAGAGCAACCACAAGAGTGTGCGCTCCCAGCGATGCCATGAAACTGCTGCGCTGAACGGGATATAAACCGTATCCGGAGCGGGTCAGTGTGGGCAGGATGGCAGTCAGGGGCGTTCGCTCGTCCTGAGGAATTGTGGGGATAGCGCGAACTCGCGTGGACTTCTTCAAATCGGCAGGCACCGTTTGCATCATCAGGTCGGCTTTGAGCTGAGCTTTAAAACAAGGTCTGGGAAGCGTGCACAGACCGGCAGCGACGTTGAGCAACTTGCCGACTTCGGGATCACCCGCGGGCGATTCCCAATTGTTGTTCGTCAGCAGAGCTTCGATTTCAGCATCGAGTCGATCAACCAGTTGGCGGTCAGACATAGCGACTCCTCATTTGGGTCCGAAGATTCTGCAAAGCGCGAAACTGTAACTGCTTGATGGCGCCCTCGCTGCGGCCTAACTCGTGCGCAATTTCCCGCAGGCTTTTCTGTTCGACAAAGCGCCGGCAGATCACAAGTCGCTGGTCGGACGGCAGTTCGTCCACCAACTGAAACAGCATCAGGTTCTCTTCGGTCCGGGCATCGACTCCCGTTTCGTCCCAATCGTTCTGCGGAACCTCGGATTGCTTTCCAAATCGTCGCCAGCGCTCGGCGAGGCGGTTGCCGGCGATTCCCAGAAGCCAGGCCGCGAACGGAACGCCCTTCCACTCAAAACGCGCGAGAGTGCGGAGAGCTTCGTGGAAGACTTCTGCGGTCAGATCTTCGGCGTCCTGGCGGCTCGGAACGCGGCGCGCGATGAAGGCGTAGATGCGGTCGAAATTATTCTCATAAAGTTCGCCAAAGTCGGCTGGGTCGCGCTGCGCTGCCGCGATTTGACGCTCTTCATCCGTTACAGTTTCAAGAAGTTTCAAAACGTTCTCCCGCATGAGCCGTTCTGACTGGATAATCGTGGGATGCGGGCAAAAGGTTACGCAGGCAGAGAAAAATGATTGTTACTGCGACTTAGGATGGGCGGTCGATCTATGGCTCGGGAGGGCCGGACGGACTGTTGTCGAGGGGGGCGAGGGGCAGGCGAGCTGCTCCGCTGAGTAGTTCGCGTTCGTGGTCGGAGAAGCTACTCTTGTAGCGCTCGGAGTTGATTCGATCCTCGCGCTGTTCCGGAGTCAGGTCGCGCATCTCGCGGACGGCGGACGTGAGCAGGCGCCGGCGCGGAGGCGGTAGCTGCTGGATCTGCTTGAAGAGCCCTTTGGCCTGTTGTTTCTGTTCGTGCGTGAGGTGCTCCCAGGTCTCCATCCGGCTCAACATGCGTTCCTGTTGCTGCGGAGGCAGGCTGGAAAACCGTTGCAAGCGTTGCAGGAGCTGTGCCTGGCGCGCGGGGGGCAGTTTCTGGAATTCGGGATCGTTCTGCAGTGCCTCGCGCTGCTTCTCGGGAGGCAGGTCCTTGTAGCGGCGCAGCCAGTCTCCGGAGTGATTCTGCGCGGCACGTTCGCTCTGCCTCTCGGCTCGCTGCTGCTGCCGCTGTTGTATCTTCTGTTGCCGCCGAGCATGCAGGCCGGGACTCTGGGCAAACGCCGGAGCCGCGGCTAGACACAGGCCAGCCAGTGCCGCGATCACGAATTTTGTCCGCCCTGATAACACCGGGTTGCTCCTGTTAATTCTTACGGATTCGCTGTGACGTCGTTCTGAACTTGCAGCTCATCGAGCACATCAAAGTCGGCATACAGGTCATCATTTTTTTCGAGCGCCTGCAAATCGCCTACCGCTGTTCCGGGTGCTGCAGGAAGGCCAGGCACGGGGATGACAATGGCTAACTCCTGCGCTGGGCCTGGAAATAGCATGTCGCGATTGCCGATGACGAGTGCGCCCACAATCATCAATGCTGCCGCCGAAAGACCAAATGCCGGCTGCCGCAGCCAGTGAAGCCATCCGGCTGCCGGACGCGCCTTTTCTTCCCGGATGCGCGCGCCCAGGCGCGTATCAAAATACGGGCCGGGATCGGGCGCTCCCCATTGGTCGAGCAGCGCCATCGTCTGCCGGAATCCCTGCAACTTCGCCGCACACGAAGAACAGGAAGCCAGGTGCGTCTGGACATCAGGCGTCCCCTGGTCCATGCCGGCGGCCACGTCGGGCAACAATTCACGTACTTGCATGCAATTCATACTGCGTCCCCTATTTCGCCAAAACCAATTCTCTTAACTGTTCGCGCAGCGTTTCGTAAGCGCGATACAACAGCGACTTCGTCGCGGACTCGCTCAACTTCAATACGTCGGCGATTTCACGATAATCCATTTGCTGATACTTATGCATGATCACGGCCATGCGCTGGCGTTCCGGGAGCGCCTGCACTCTTCGCCGGATCGCGGCCATACGTTCCCGCCGCAGCATCTGTTCTTCAACGGTTAAAGAGTCATCTGCCAGGTCAGGAGTCGTTCCAGTTTCCTGATCGGGCTCGTCGAGCCGCACCGTGTTTTCTGCACGCTCGTGGCGCGTATCGCGCGCGTGGTTCACGGCCAGGTTGGTCGCAATCCGGTAGAGCCAGGTGTTGAACTTCGCACTGGCCTCATACTTTTCGCGCGAGCGATAGACGCGCAGAAAAACTTCCTGCGCTAATTCTTCCGCGGCGGCGGGATTGTGGCACATGCGGTACATGAAGCCGACCATCTGCCGCCGGTATTTCTGAACCAGAAACGTGAAGGCGGACTCATCACCCGTCTTGACGCGAAGCATGATCTCGGCATCGGTCGTCAGTTCCGAAGCTCCAGCAATCACGGTCGGCAGGGATCCTCCCGTGGTCAGCAGTGCTCGATCGATGGCCATGCTGCTCACAGGAATTGGAACCCCAGGCGGAGGAGAAAGTTGCGCCTGGCCCGGAGACTGTCGAGGCGTAGAAGTGCCTTCTAATGAATCAGTTACACTGCGAGCGCCCGGGGCGTCGGAGGCTGGCATGGCAGGAAAGCTCTCCAAAGGCTATCTGGAGGCGGGAACGGGGTCAAGATGCGGGATGGGTACCAGTCGTGCAAACCGAAATCGCGTGGCCGAGTAGAAGTTCGAAAGAAACCAACCGAAGCAGATGAGCAGGAAGCGATGGTGGGCGCTATAGGATTCGAACCTATGACTTCCACCGTGTGAAGGTGGCACTCTACCGCTGAGTTAAGCGCCCGACCGCGGAAGGTTCCTAAATTCTACAACATCACCCGCGACAGTGTCCTCGGCGGTCTCCAATCCGCTGCAGAAACCCTCGCGGTGGCCGCTGTTCTAGACTGGTGCCTCCGGACTTTCACCGCAGATCAAGCTCTCCCCAACCCGCTACACTTGAGCGATGGCAACGGACTCGCTTACTCGCCTCCAGGATGTCCGGCGCGGGATCGCGCTCGAATACCTCACCATCGGATGGAACCTGCTGGAGTGTTTGGTCGCTCTGATCGCTGGCTTCACCGCGGGAAGCGTTGCCCTGGTTGGCTTCGGCGTGGATTCAGCAATTGAAAGCGCCTCCGGTTCAGTGCTGCTCTGGCGGCTCCATGCCGAGCGGCGTGGGAGTCACGTTGAAACCATCGAACGCAAGGCTCTCAAGCTGGTAGGTCTGAGCTTCTTTTTGCTCGCCGCATACGTGGCCTACGATTCAGTTGTGACCCTATTCGAGCGAAAAGAACCCGAGCGGAGTTTTGTCGGAATCGTCCTGGCGATAGTTTCGCTGATCGTGATGCCGCGGCTAGCCCGCGCAAAGCGGAGAGCGGCCGCCAACCTGAATAGCGCAGCCCTGCTGGCCGACTCGCGGCAGACCTCGCTTTGCGCGTACCTCTCAGCCATTTTGGTAGGTGGACTGGTTTTGAACGCTGCACTCGGCTGGTGGTGGGCCGATCCGATTGCAGCCTTGGTGATGGTGCCCATCATCGCCAACGAAGGTAGGGAAGCCATGAAGGGCGAACCCTGTGCAGACTGCCACTAGCCACAAACCCCTAAGCTGCCGGCGCCGATGCTACCAACGTTGATGTGAGCGCACCAGGTCACTGAGCCGAGCGGACCGGCAGAGTGATCGAGTGACACTCCAACTGCAACCCCACAACGATGAAAAGAAACGATCCCGCGAGGAAGGAAGAAACCACAGAAGGCCAACCGACACCGGGAAGTAGTGTGCCTTCGTTTGCTGTGCTCGACAAGTAAGCAAATTCCGGCTCGCGGAGATGCTAAGATTTCCGATCAATGGCCATTCGCCGCAAAGCCAAAAAGTTAGTGGGCACGGCCGTCAAAGCTGTGCGCGCGCGCAAGGTTGACCATCGTGATGGGACGGAGCTGGTCATCATCACGGGCATGAGTGGTTCAGGGAAGGCTTCGGCGCTGAAGGCGTTCGAAGATCTGGGCTACTACTGCGTCGATAACCTTCCTGTCGATCTGATTCCCCGTTTTGCGGAACTGGCGTTGCAGTCGGGCGAAATTCCGCGTACTGCGCTGGTGGTGGACGTGCGGGAGGGGACGCAGTTGGAGCGCTTGCCCGCGATTGTGAAGTCCATCAAGCGGATGATTCCAACGCGGGTGATTTTCCTCGAAGCGAGCGACGCGTCTCTGCTGCGGCGATTCTCCGAGACTCGCCGGCCGCATCCGCTGGGCACCGATACTACCGTCAAGGCTTCGCTGACTGCTGAGCGGCGGCACTTGCGATCCTTACGCGCGATTGCCGACCTGGTGATCGATACTTCGAAGTTCAATGTGCACGAACTGCGTTCGCATTTGACTGATCGTTTCAAACAGCATTCGGGAAGCAACCAGACCATTCTTGTGTCGTGCGTGAGTTTTGGATTCCGCCATGGTGTGCCGGACGATGCCGATCTGGTGTTCGATGTGCGCTTTCTTCCCAATCCACATTTTGTGCCCGAGTTCCGGCCGCTGACCGGACGGCATCCGCGGGTTGCGAAGTACATACGATCGTTTCCGCAGACGCAGGAATTCATCAACCGTATTTCGGATCTGCTGGTGTATTTGTTGCCGCACTATATCCGCGAAGGCAAAAGTTATCTTACGATCAGCTTCGGCTGCACCGGCGGACAGCACCGCTCGGTGATGATCGCGGAGGAAGTCGGCAAGCGGCTGCGCAAGGCCGCTTACAAAGTAAAAGTCACGCACCGGGACATGCCGAAGTAGGTGGGCGCCCGGCGTGCAGACTTCCATATAGAATTAGTCCACACGCATGGCAACCACTTCACCGGCCGCCGGGACCAACGTCCGCACGGACCATCCAACCGGCCAACTCGTCCGGTTACTGCGCTACCTGGTTTCCTATCTTTGGCAGTTCCTGCCTGCGGTTGTTCTGATGGCGATGGTGGGACTGCTGGATGCCTTCCGGTTGTTGCTGATTGGTCCGATTTTTGATCGCGTGCTGAATCCAGCGTCGCAGGGCAGTCCGATTCAGTTGTTCAGCTTTCCGGGAAGCGATCGGACACTTTTTCTGCAGCAACTCGTGCCTTCGCATTTCCACAATCCCTGGACGGTGGTCGCGTTTGCTCTGGTGGCCGCGACCGTGTTGAAAGGAATTTTCGATTACGTCGGAACGTACCTGGTGAACTACGCCGGCTTCGGCATGGTCACCGATCTGCGGGACGATTTGTACAACACCATCCTGCGCCGGTCGAGCGCGTTCTTTTCCAAACACACGACCGGCACGCTGATCTCGACGATTGTCAACGACATTGAAAAAGTGCAGTCGGCGATGTCGACGGTGATGGCGGAATTTCTACAGCAATTTTTTACGTTCGTGTTCACGGCGGGAGTGGTGATTCTCATTGGGGGACGGTTGGCATGGGTGCTGCTGCTGTTCGTTCCCGTAATTCTGTATTCGTCGCGAAAGATCGGGCGGCAAGTCCGGTCCACTACACGGAGCGGGCAGGACAAACTGGGCGAAGTCCAGAACATCCTGCATGAGACCATCACCGGCAACCGGATCGTGAAGGCCTTTGGGATGGAGTCCTGGGAAGCGGGGCGGTATAGAAAGGCGGCGCAAAGATTCTTCCGCGCCAATCTACGCTCGGTGGCCGCGGCCGCGGTCAGTTCTCCGCTGATGGATATCATCGGGTCGGTCGCGATTGCGCTGCTGCTGCTGCTGGGGCGTGACGAGATCAAGAAGGGTTTCTTCCTTCCAGGTACGTTTCTGGCATTCATCATTGCGGTCTTCAAGCTTTACGACCCGGTGCGGAAGTTCGCTTTGTTCAATAACAGTTTCCAACAGATGAACGGAGCATC belongs to Acidobacteriota bacterium and includes:
- a CDS encoding energy transducer TonB, producing the protein MASLGAHTLVVALLVTSGIWTAQTLHPRTQVDSVVVTDLRAYVFPAAPDHTGGGGSGGDQDQNPASKGNPPRFDRAQITPPAIIVRNEQPKLSAEPTVVGPPELSFSQTSQIGDPYSRISAASSNGPGANGGIGIGDSGGVGPGRGPGVGNGWGGGFGGGPYFVGRGVSAPRVLYDPEPEYSDEARQQKYQGVVVLSVVVGEDGRARDVRVVRSLGLGLDEKAWDAVRQWRFEPGRMNGQAVSVLVNIEVNFRLY
- a CDS encoding sigma-70 family RNA polymerase sigma factor translates to MKLLETVTDEERQIAAAQRDPADFGELYENNFDRIYAFIARRVPSRQDAEDLTAEVFHEALRTLARFEWKGVPFAAWLLGIAGNRLAERWRRFGKQSEVPQNDWDETGVDARTEENLMLFQLVDELPSDQRLVICRRFVEQKSLREIAHELGRSEGAIKQLQFRALQNLRTQMRSRYV
- a CDS encoding DUF3106 domain-containing protein, with protein sequence MIAALAGLCLAAAPAFAQSPGLHARRQQKIQQRQQQRAERQSERAAQNHSGDWLRRYKDLPPEKQREALQNDPEFQKLPPARQAQLLQRLQRFSSLPPQQQERMLSRMETWEHLTHEQKQQAKGLFKQIQQLPPPRRRLLTSAVREMRDLTPEQREDRINSERYKSSFSDHERELLSGAARLPLAPLDNSPSGPPEP
- a CDS encoding sigma-70 family RNA polymerase sigma factor; its protein translation is MPASDAPGARSVTDSLEGTSTPRQSPGQAQLSPPPGVPIPVSSMAIDRALLTTGGSLPTVIAGASELTTDAEIMLRVKTGDESAFTFLVQKYRRQMVGFMYRMCHNPAAAEELAQEVFLRVYRSREKYEASAKFNTWLYRIATNLAVNHARDTRHERAENTVRLDEPDQETGTTPDLADDSLTVEEQMLRRERMAAIRRRVQALPERQRMAVIMHKYQQMDYREIADVLKLSESATKSLLYRAYETLREQLRELVLAK
- a CDS encoding cation transporter; the protein is MATDSLTRLQDVRRGIALEYLTIGWNLLECLVALIAGFTAGSVALVGFGVDSAIESASGSVLLWRLHAERRGSHVETIERKALKLVGLSFFLLAAYVAYDSVVTLFERKEPERSFVGIVLAIVSLIVMPRLARAKRRAAANLNSAALLADSRQTSLCAYLSAILVGGLVLNAALGWWWADPIAALVMVPIIANEGREAMKGEPCADCH
- the rapZ gene encoding RNase adapter RapZ produces the protein MAIRRKAKKLVGTAVKAVRARKVDHRDGTELVIITGMSGSGKASALKAFEDLGYYCVDNLPVDLIPRFAELALQSGEIPRTALVVDVREGTQLERLPAIVKSIKRMIPTRVIFLEASDASLLRRFSETRRPHPLGTDTTVKASLTAERRHLRSLRAIADLVIDTSKFNVHELRSHLTDRFKQHSGSNQTILVSCVSFGFRHGVPDDADLVFDVRFLPNPHFVPEFRPLTGRHPRVAKYIRSFPQTQEFINRISDLLVYLLPHYIREGKSYLTISFGCTGGQHRSVMIAEEVGKRLRKAAYKVKVTHRDMPK
- a CDS encoding ABC transporter ATP-binding protein — encoded protein: MAMVGLLDAFRLLLIGPIFDRVLNPASQGSPIQLFSFPGSDRTLFLQQLVPSHFHNPWTVVAFALVAATVLKGIFDYVGTYLVNYAGFGMVTDLRDDLYNTILRRSSAFFSKHTTGTLISTIVNDIEKVQSAMSTVMAEFLQQFFTFVFTAGVVILIGGRLAWVLLLFVPVILYSSRKIGRQVRSTTRSGQDKLGEVQNILHETITGNRIVKAFGMESWEAGRYRKAAQRFFRANLRSVAAAAVSSPLMDIIGSVAIALLLLLGRDEIKKGFFLPGTFLAFIIAVFKLYDPVRKFALFNNSFQQMNGASSEIFRFMDIEDEVQEKPDAKRLPKFSQSIQLKDVSFAYDAAEDSRVVLHGINLQVKAGEVLAVVGSSGAGKSTLVHLIPRFFDVTGGSILIDGNDVRNVTLASLRSQIGIVTQETVLFNDTARNNIAYGQPHVSQKDVEAAARAALAHDFILGLPEGYQTVIGERGVRLSGGERQRIAIARAILKNAPILILDEATSALDSESEALVQSALQNLMTGRTVLVIAHRLSTVRRADRIVVIENGTISDIGAHEELMQKLGTYRRLYELQFAETDRVSG